The Rhizobium leguminosarum genome includes a region encoding these proteins:
- the rph gene encoding ribonuclease PH yields MRPSGRKIDQMRKVSFERNFSKHAEGSCLVKFGDTHVLCTASLEEKTPPWLRNTGKGWVTAEYGMLPRATGERMKREAAAGKQGGRTQEIQRLIGRSLRAVVDLQALGERQITLDCDVIQADGGTRTASITGGWIALYDCLKWMESRNMIKVDRVLKDHVAAISCGIFASQPVIDLDYIEDSSAETDANFVMTGTGGIVEIQGTAEGTPFSEGEFTSLMQLARNGIGELVALQKQAVEG; encoded by the coding sequence ATGCGGCCTTCAGGCAGAAAAATCGACCAGATGCGCAAGGTCTCGTTCGAGCGCAATTTTTCCAAGCATGCGGAAGGCTCCTGCCTGGTGAAGTTCGGCGATACGCATGTGCTCTGCACGGCGAGCCTCGAAGAAAAGACGCCGCCATGGCTGCGCAATACCGGCAAGGGCTGGGTCACGGCCGAATACGGCATGCTGCCGCGAGCGACCGGCGAACGCATGAAGCGCGAAGCCGCCGCCGGCAAGCAGGGCGGCCGCACCCAGGAAATCCAGCGGCTGATCGGCCGGTCGCTGCGCGCCGTCGTCGACCTGCAGGCGCTCGGCGAACGGCAGATCACGCTCGATTGCGATGTCATCCAGGCCGATGGCGGCACACGGACAGCCTCGATCACCGGCGGCTGGATCGCGCTTTACGACTGCCTGAAATGGATGGAAAGCCGCAACATGATCAAGGTCGACCGGGTCCTGAAAGATCATGTCGCCGCCATTTCCTGCGGTATCTTCGCCAGCCAGCCGGTGATCGATCTCGATTACATCGAGGATTCCTCGGCAGAGACCGATGCGAACTTCGTCATGACGGGCACCGGCGGGATCGTCGAGATCCAGGGCACGGCCGAAGGCACGCCGTTTAGCGAAGGCGAATTCACCTCGCTGATGCAGCTTGCCAGAAACGGCATCGGCGAACTCGTGGCGCTGCAGAAGCAAGCCGTCGAAGGATGA